The sequence GCATCCGCAACGGAGAGCGTGGCATCGAAAAGGCCCGGACGCGGGATATTCGAGATGCCCGACGGGCCACCCGTCAGATCGCTCCAGTTTTCCAGCACCAGTCGCACGATCTCGCCAAACCCGAGGGTGACGATGGCCAGATAGTCCCCGCGCAGCCGGAGCACGGGAAAGGCCAGGGCGATGCCGGCCAGGGCCGCGATCACGCCGCCGAGCGGCAGCGCGACCCAGAAACCAAGACCGAAATACTGGTTCAGGAGCGCGTAGGAATACGCACCGATGGCGTAAAAGGCGGCATGCCCGAGAAAAAGAAGTCCGGCCACGCCGACAATGATGTTCAGCCCAAGCCCGAGCACCACGTAAAGCAGAAAAGAGATGAGAATGTTGGTCTGATAGGTGGTCACCAGCCAGGGCGTAACCAAAAAAATGACCAGAAACAGCGCCCGGAACGTATTGGTCAGGGCGGGGTTATTGGCCATCTCCGCCAGTTTCCCGGTCTTCTTTTCTCCGGAAGCCGCCACCGCGTCTCCCGCTTCCTTGCGCCGTATGGCCCAGCGCCACACAAAGGACAGCACAAAACTGCCGATCCCGATCCAGGCCATGTTCTCCCAGCGCCACAGCACCGTCTTTTCGATGGTGTTGACGCGAATGACCATGATGGGAAAGGTCAGAAACATGAACCACAGGCTGACCAGGATGGATTTTTTCAACTCGTTCATTATCGTGTCCGCCCTTCGATACGTTTGCATCCTCTGATCATACTTTCTCTACCTTGGCCTTGCCCATGATTCCCGAAGGCCGGAAGATCAGAAAGACCACCAGCAGGGTGAAGGCGAAGACGTCTTCATAGTCGCTTGAAATGTAGCCGGTGGCGAAACTTTCGGACAAACCCAGAAAGAGTCCGCCGAGCATGGCTCCGGGGATGGACCCGATGCCGCCCAGAACGGCGGCCGTGAAGGCCTTGATGCCAGCCAGAAAGCCGATGGCGAAATTGACCATGCCGACATGCGAGGCGATAAGCACGCCGCCGAGCGCCGCCAGGGACGAACCGAGGATAAAGGTGATGGAGATGACCTTGTCCGCATCGACTCCGAGCAGCATGGCCATCTTGCGGTTCTGAGCCGTGGCGCGCATGGCCTTGCCCATCTTGGTGTACTTGATGAACGCCGTCAGCCCCGCCATGGAGAATGCGCTGGTGACGACGATGACGAAGTCCGAGGACCCGAAAACGTGGGCGATGGGCTCGATGAAATCAAAATCCGGGATCAGGCGCGGAAAGGGCAGAA is a genomic window of Desulfomicrobium baculatum DSM 4028 containing:
- a CDS encoding ABC transporter permease subunit yields the protein MNELKKSILVSLWFMFLTFPIMVIRVNTIEKTVLWRWENMAWIGIGSFVLSFVWRWAIRRKEAGDAVAASGEKKTGKLAEMANNPALTNTFRALFLVIFLVTPWLVTTYQTNILISFLLYVVLGLGLNIIVGVAGLLFLGHAAFYAIGAYSYALLNQYFGLGFWVALPLGGVIAALAGIALAFPVLRLRGDYLAIVTLGFGEIVRLVLENWSDLTGGPSGISNIPRPGLFDATLSVADANIYIYYIVLALAIITIIAVTRLKDSRIGRALQALREDEIACEAMGIDRVGVKVMAFGLGTAWAGFAGVIFAAKTTFINPASFTFFESAIILSIVVLGGMGSNLGVILGSAFLVLLPEYLRAFSEYRMILFATAMVLMMVFRPQGLIPAKGRSYTVDDPELNAADGGRI
- a CDS encoding branched-chain amino acid ABC transporter permease, whose protein sequence is MDWQYFLELFLGGLTRGSIYALIAIGYTMVYGIIELINFAHGEVYMLGAFVGLIIASVLGIMGFPAPAILVIAAVVAIIYCAGYGYSMEKIAYKPLRGAGRLSPLISAIGMSLFLQNYIILAQTSDFLPFPRLIPDFDFIEPIAHVFGSSDFVIVVTSAFSMAGLTAFIKYTKMGKAMRATAQNRKMAMLLGVDADKVISITFILGSSLAALGGVLIASHVGMVNFAIGFLAGIKAFTAAVLGGIGSIPGAMLGGLFLGLSESFATGYISSDYEDVFAFTLLVVFLIFRPSGIMGKAKVEKV